From Plasmodium brasilianum strain Bolivian I chromosome 5, whole genome shotgun sequence, the proteins below share one genomic window:
- a CDS encoding mitochondrial import receptor subunit TOM7, with protein MKEKNNKYSLVTKKIMDKTYALSFKLCDYIIRPLLFYGFTPFIFGYGLFYNNEFTLNPFKLIPKILIESQNYNNKRNDIIMKESYAHVVFKQKINDNNNNIDNIDNIDNIDNTDNIDNIDNTDNTDNKIIRKKDFHFL; from the exons atgaaagagaaaaataataaatatagctTAGTAACCAAGAAAATTATGgataaa aCCTATGCTCTCTCATTTAAGTTGTGCGACTATATCATAAGACCTCTTTTGTTTTATGGCTTTACTCCCTTCATATTTGGATATGGACTTTTCTATAATAACGAATTTACACTAAACccatttaaattaattccgaaaattttaattg AGAGCCAAAACTACAATAACAAAAGAAACGACATCATTATGAAGGAATCTTATGCTCATGTTgtatttaaacaaaaaataaatgataataataataatatagacAATATAGACAATATAGACAATATAGACAATACAGACAATATAGACAATATAGACAATACAGACAATACagacaataaaattataagaaaaaaagactTTCACTTTTTATAA
- a CDS encoding dicarboxylate/tricarboxylate carrier, translating into MNKEIAEYDLQASSSVDATKKKLNEDKNLFYKVKPFAVGGVSGMFATFCVQPLDMIKVRIQLNAEGTNAIKNPIIIAKNIIKDEGVLSLYKGLDAGLTRQIVYTTGRLGLFRTFSDMVKKEGEPLPFYKKCFCALAAGGLGAFLGNPADLSLIRLQADNTLPKELKRNYSGVFNALYRIAKEEGIFALWKGSVPTIARAMSLNLGMLSTYDQSKEYLEKYVGVGMKTNLIASVISGFFAVTMSLPFDFVKTCMQKMKVDPVTKKMPYKNFFDCSYQLYKKGGIAIFYSSYSTYYVRIAPHAMITLMTMDYLNNLLKKFC; encoded by the coding sequence atgaataaagaaATTGCAGAATATGATTTGCAAGCAAGCTCAAGTGTAGATGccacaaaaaagaaattaaatgaGGATAAAaaccttttttataaagtaaAGCCATTTGCAGTGGGTGGAGTGAGTGGTATGTTTGCCACGTTTTGTGTACAACCACTTGATATGATAAAGGTAAGAATTCAGTTAAATGCTGAGGGAACAAATGCAATAAAGAATCCAATTATAATTgccaaaaatataataaaagatgaaGGAGtgttatcattatataaagGATTAGATGCTGGGTTAACACGGCAAATCGTTTATACAACTGGTAGGTTAGGTCTCTTTCGTACTTTTTCAGATatggtaaaaaaagaaggagaacctttaccattttataaaaaatgtttttgtgCTTTAGCAGCTGGTGGATTAGGTGCTTTTTTAGGAAATCCTGCAGATTTGTCTTTAATAAGATTACAAGCAGATAATACTTTAccaaaagaattaaaaagaaattatagtGGGGTGTTTAATGCGCTTTATAGAATAGCAAAAGAGGAAGGAATTTTCGCCTTATGGAAAGGATCTGTACCTACCATTGCTAGAGCTATGTCGTTAAACTTAGGTATGTTATCAACATATGATCAGTCTAAagaatatttagaaaaatatgttgGTGTAGGTATGAAAACGAATTTAATAGCTAGTGTGATTAGTGGTTTTTTTGCTGTAACCATGAGTTTACCATTTGATTTTGTTAAGACTTGTATGCAGAAAATGAAAGTGGATCcagttacaaaaaaaatgccgtacaaaaatttttttgactGTTCTTACCAATTGTACAAGAAAGGTGGTATAGCTATTTTTTACTCGAGTTATTCCACCTACTATGTTCGTATCGCCCCCCACGCGATGATTACACTCATGACCATGGACTACTTAAATAACCTGTTGAAGAAGTTCTGCTAG
- a CDS encoding hypothetical protein (conserved Plasmodium protein), which produces MEELSCIPGYGNINVQALYKPQEDYVFVNDIKAKKFSYDPYFKKEPKGPFIKEYYEKYDITGTLKDSTFFPLILSQQKMNRQSNPFVAYPYGVPRDPEYEKCPKCKKSKKYKKGKNNGTCNNNGNKGKNENKGKNENKGKNENNGKNENNGKNENNGKNGNSNNNEKKNKYHCGLEFFISKLNPCSNNSPHDKTDINEDSCSEINPDFSTINDSQEEDCEARNCISQETPFSNNTERVYPPGNYGTRGTHAHVTEINHSNGCDIMGSYYTNSPKYSNADEDRSDYYYSYNESANLKSQEEMEKLYKEKMQRKKNFHLNANDQNCKGNVSYSNEKREKKFSMNYSDSEEGASLHNTEAESRREHVVTECLEHDEINDDEINDDEINDDEFNDDEINDGEISDGEIDDDEKNSSGNSYNNSYKCEKNPQKFKSTYTGEDNKLRSLNKRELMEGNYKDICPEKINRENKEMDVTNRVKQDKNAKQHIKQVKICENENTLNKYSVLESLKKQNNLKEHSREPTKGHPKEHSMGLPKRIPKEYSKEHANENSKPTRPLQINPNDSNKPEKNNKKEHYGRVCKLINSKYENERKKKYVGSTKHKLENANVFESLTSNEGDTKFPTSPKRVTVKYRKAYFEKENILPKKKIEKREFTHKNSKAVIARTKSLKVRRGTINFPTKNSNILYRKKSILNKQKSMVETKFKKQNTMLLKKKKTMSRLNSTKQPYIININKKKVITTQKSMNVLGNKKNNNSQLGSKKILARSKTKVYIGNETKIFKKANVKMLSKNPFNPRISTESSKMSEQDNSKKKKKEEREGQGEKGGDKVRKMEGETERETEKERKNGRTHGNDATTNKGKPHVHLSTILLTKNGYNTIRNKLKSKKKELFENIICLTKNMKEHPLKKKYNDNIDPRDLLSATSNNSTDS; this is translated from the coding sequence ATGGAGGAATTAAGCTGCATTCCGGGTTATGGCAATATAAATGTTCAAGCATTGTATAAACCACAAGAAGACTATGTGTTTGTTAACGAcataaaagcaaaaaaattcTCATATGATCCATATTTTAAGAAAGAACCGAAGGGTCCATTCATCaaagaatattatgaaaaatacgATATTACCGGAACTTTAAAGGACTCTACATTTTTTCCGCTTATTCTTTcacaacaaaaaatgaatagaCAATCCAATCCTTTTGTGGCTTATCCTTATGGCGTGCCTCGAGATCcagaatatgaaaaatgccCCAAGTGtaaaaagagcaaaaaatataagaaaggaaaaaataatgggACTTGTAACAATAATGGGAATAAAggcaaaaatgaaaataaaggcaaaaatgaaaataaaggaaaaaatgaaaataacggcaaaaatgaaaataacggaaaaaatgagaataacggtaaaaatgggaatagtaataataacgagaaaaagaataaatatcaCTGCGGACTAGAGTTTTTCATTTCAAAATTAAATCCATGTAGTAACAATAGTCCACATGATAAAACGGATATTAATGAAGACAGCTGCTCTGAGATTAACCCAGATTTTTCTACCATAAATGATTCTCAGGAAGAAGATTGTGAAGCACGCAACTGCATCAGTCAAGAAACACCTTTTTCAAACAATACAGAAAGGGTCTATCCTCCTGGTAATTACGGTACAAGAGGAACACACGCGCATGTAACAGAAATAAACCATTCAAATGGTTGTGATATAATGGGTAGTTATTATACAAATTCCCCTAAATACTCTAATGCTGATGAGGACAGATCTGACTATTATTATAGCTACAATGAAAGTGCAAATCTCAAATCTCAAGaggaaatggaaaaattatataaagaaaaaatgcaaaggaaaaaaaatttccatttAAATGCTAATGATCAAAACTGTAAAGGAAACGTTTCTTATTCTAacgaaaaaagagaaaaaaaatttagtatGAACTATTCTGATTCTGAAGAAGGTGCAAGTCTTCACAATACAGAAGCGGAAAGCAGACGTGAACATGTCGTAACAGAATGTTTGGAGCATGACGAGATAAACGATGACGAGATTAACGATGACGAGATAAACGATGACGAGTTTAACGATGATGAGATTAACGATGGCGAGATTAGCGATGGAGAGATTGACGACGATGAAAAGAACAGCAGTGGGAACAGCTACAACAATAGTTACAAGTGTGAAAAGAATCctcaaaaatttaaaagtacATATACAGGTGAGGATAATAAATTACGAAGCCTCAACAAAAGAGAATTAATGGAAGGGAACTATAAGGATATATGTcccgaaaaaataaatagagaAAACAAAGAGATGGATGTAACGAATAGAGTAAAGCAGGACAAAAACGCAAAACAACATATTAAACAGGTAAAAATTtgtgaaaatgaaaatacttTGAATAAATACAGCGTTTTGGAAAGCCTCAAGAAACAAAACAACTTAAAAGAGCACTCAAGGGAGCCCACGAAAGGGCACCCAAAAGAGCATTCAATGGGACTGCCGAAAAGAATCCCAAAAGAATACTCAAAGGAGCACGCAAATGAGAACTCCAAGCCAACGCGACCTTTACAAATAAATCCTAACGATTCAAACAAACcggaaaagaataataaaaaggagcACTATGGTAGAGTGtgtaaattaattaattcaaaatacgaaaatgaaagaaaaaaaaaatatgtcgGATCAACAAAAcataaattagaaaatgcAAATGTCTTTGAATCACTCACATCAAATGAGGGAGATACTAAATTTCCCACTTCACCAAAGAGAGTTACAGTAAAATATAGGAAGGCATACTTTgagaaagaaaatattttaccaaAGAAGAAGattgaaaaaagagaatttaCTCATAAAAATTCGAAAGCAGTTATTGCTAGAACAAAATCGTTAAAGGTAAGAAGAGGTACTATAAATTTCCCAAcgaaaaatagtaatatcctttatagaaaaaaaagcatcTTGAACAAACAAAAGTCTATGGTTGAAAccaaatttaaaaaacagaATACAAtgttactaaaaaaaaaaaaaaccatgTCAAGGTTAAACTCTACAAAACAACcatacattattaatataaacaaaaaaaaagtcataACTACACAGAAAAGTATGAACGTTTtaggtaataaaaaaaataataattcacaATTAGgatcaaaaaaaatacttgCTAGATCAAAGACGAAGGTCTATATAGGTAATGAAACCAAGATTTTCAAAAAAGCGAACGTGAAAATGCTCTCCAAAAATCCTTTTAACCCACGAATATCAACAGAGAGTTCAAAAATGAGTGAACAGGATaacagcaaaaaaaaaaaaaaagaagaaagagaGGGACAAGGAGAAAAAGGAGGTGATAAAGTAAGAAAAATGGAAGGAGAAACCGAAAGAGAAACCGAAAAAGAACGAAAAAACGGAAGAACTCACGGAAACGATGCTACTACAAATAAAGGGAAACCACATGTTCACTTGAGcactatattattaacaaagaATGGTTATAATACCATAAGAAACAAACTAAAatcaaaaaagaaagagctatttgaaaatattatatgctTAACAAAAAACATGAAGGAACACCCACTgaagaaaaagtataatgataatatagaTCCGAGAGATTTATTATCAGCAACTTCTAACAATAGCACTGATAGTTAA
- a CDS encoding 3'-5' exonuclease codes for MSGKYKLIFHNIRNRDVLKKAKNEYTVEKVIRTFYYSTKFISNSLKEGGTTISEGSSGKAFCSVTNKNGKNNYKDIKVIESEREGEEAAEEINQNEIISVDFEGTNLGKYGKVCIMQIYLEKRNIGELPQQNLEKYYIFDLLKVSVINSVKKIIENKKTLKLVHDCREDSSALYNQLGIKFKNVYDTSRAHMLLMEKKKEKDIYQISFSQLIHDYLGIKDECLSTIKKEMYKNEKIWEIRPLHKMSIVYALKNVKYLLPLYEKFNKMLPKEEVLEKSKDFINYCFLNSRYKLPTDLAKRGNIVEAMLVSKSIINCVFKLNSTRKGIACTPSSIAQFRNVNVGDIVLCVVSNKSIDQKILYLCKHDDVYDYWNLKERPRGKFKPSIHEIETDPMIKFCDEENIT; via the coding sequence ATGTCGGGAAAATATAAACTCATTTTTCACAACATACGTAATAGagatgttttaaaaaaagcaaaaaatgaatatactGTTGAAAAGGTAATTAGAACGTTTTATTACAgtacaaaatttatttcaaataGTTTAAAAGAAGGGGGAACAACAATTAGTGAAGGCAGCAGTGGCAAAGCTTTCTGTTCAGTAACAAATaagaatggaaaaaataattataaagacATTAAGGTTATAGAAAGTGAAAGGGAAGGGGAAGAAGCTGCTGAagaaataaatcaaaatgaaataatttctGTGGACTTTGAAGGAACAAATTTAGGTAAATATGGAAAAGTGTGCataatgcaaatatatttggaaaaaagaaatattggAGAATTGCCCCAACAAAATTTGGagaaatattacatatttgaTTTGCTAAAAGTATCAGTTATAAAtagtgtaaaaaaaataattgaaaataaaaaaacattaaaattgGTACATGACTGTAGAGAAGATAGCTCAGCCCTGTACAATCAGCTAGGtatcaaatttaaaaatgtatatgatACATCAAGAGCTCATATGCttttaatggaaaaaaagaaagagaaagatatatatcaaataagTTTTTCTCAACTGATACATGATTATTTGGGTATTAAAGATGAATGTTTAAGtaccataaaaaaagaaatgtataaaaatgaaaaaatttggGAAATAAGACCATTACATAAAATGTCTATTGTTTatgctttaaaaaatgttaaatatttattacctTTGTacgaaaaatttaataaaatgctACCTAAGGAAGAGGTTTTGGAAAAATCAAaagattttataaattattgttttcTTAATTCTCGTTATAAATTACCAACAGATTTGGCAAAAAGAGGAAATATAGTAGAAGCTATGTTAGTAAGTAAATCGATAATAAATTGTGtgtttaaattaaatagtaCAAGAAAAGGAATTGCTTGTACTCCCTCATCTATTGCACAATTTCGTAATGTGAATGTAGGTGATATTGTTTTATGTGTAGTTAGTAACAAATCAATTgatcaaaaaattttatacttaTGTAAACATGATGATGTTTACGATTATTGGAATTTAAAGGAAAGGCCTAGGGGGAAATTTAAACCATCCATACATGAAATTGAAACCGACCCGATGATTAAATTTTGTGACGAGGAAAATATAACTTAA
- a CDS encoding DnaJ protein encodes MKRKSSFDTIADSSELSSGYSKGKLKNKMSEKEEEQNEKKGINTEYGGKEKKKNDKKKNESSKDKKGLNNKKQVIDMYKNKFKFLVDNIIVIGIILSFVILISFKYLEEKYSIESYFEDGDNFDYYEVLKCKRGDSIQKIKKSYRDLSKMYHPDSNKDCKDCDKKFREITKAYKTLSDARLKKAYDNSQGKVLKIIESNSVNLNLKNYTDLVENSNDFWIIQIYSDTDNLSLSFSKIWEESFDKYNEHISFGRINILTDKKLVKNKIPFNVKIYPTIFILSPDGSYQLYSNIFNATTKDFQNFIINYYPNYIYNLVTFNQVYDFSRKSDALNSKGGVHIDKNNEVILLTNKKKLSLQAKHITYKFNSIYKTFSIKYDEIKDIKNETLKNEIIEALKVLSVKKDEYLKENENIDYFLLVNNINQVKVIRRISATNIKNVYNDALRKNFVEINSTNIDSVCSTVGSRHIYCYVIIVDKLNNEQTVNYMKKIYQHINNSFTTFTAKLGTDDIDGQFFIQPVYILKNNITNNFKKFVKEKSITMYDSFFLDYSSNTFAPINEIKNLSNYSQKKEDLSFLSNIYKDIEILNFEKIPTYCLPVNINCLYNVKRTFSYRLYNIFRRTSKTQIIVSAIVGIVLYPSFKQYGKMKYVFLTLSVGASIFVTSMKDFFLLLAN; translated from the coding sequence ATGAAGCGAAAATCATCTTTTGATACCATTGCGGACTCTTCAGAGTTAAGTTCAGGGTATTCGAAGGGAAaattgaaaaacaaaatgagcGAAAAGGAAGAGGagcaaaatgaaaagaaaggGATCAATACGGAATACGGtggtaaagaaaaaaagaaaaatgacaaaaagaaaaatgagaGTAGCAAAGATAAGAAGGgattgaataataaaaaacaagtgatagatatgtacaaaaataagtttaaatttttagtagataatataattgttataGGTATAATCTTATCCTTTGTAATATTgatatcttttaaatatttagaagAGAAATATTCTATTGAATCCTATTTTGAAGATGGTGATAATTTTGATTATTATGAAGTGTTAAAATGTAAGAGAGGGGATagtattcaaaaaataaagaagagtTATAGGGACTTATCAAAAATGTATCATCCAGATAGTAATAAAGATTGTAAAGATTGTGATAAGAAATTTAGAGAAATTACCAAAGCATATAAAACATTATCAGATGCTAGATTGAAGAAGGCATATGATAATTCACAAGGAAaggtattaaaaataattgagtCAAATAgtgtaaatttaaatttaaaaaattatacggATTTGGTGGAAAATTCAAATGATTTTTGGATAATACAGATTTATTCAGATACAGATAATTTGTCTTTAtccttttcaaaaatatggGAAGAATCttttgataaatataatgaacatATATCATTTGGTaggataaatatattaactgataaaaaattagtaaagaataaaattccATTTAATGTTAAGATATATccaactatttttattttatcaccAGATGGGTCTTATCAATTgtattctaatatatttaatgcaaCGACTAAagattttcaaaattttattataaattattatccaaattatatatacaatttagTTACATTCAATCAGGTCTATGATTTTTCAAGGAAGAGTGATGCTTTAAATAGTAAAGGAGGTGTACATATTgacaaaaataatgaagttATATTACTTacgaataagaaaaaattaagtttacAAGCAAAACATATAACGTACAAAtttaatagtatatataaaaccttttctattaaatatgacgaaataaaagatataaaaaatgagaccttaaaaaatgaaatcaTAGAAGCTTTGAAAGTGTTAAGtgtaaaaaaagatgaatatttaaaagaaaatgaaaatatcgATTATTTCTTgcttgttaataatattaatcaAGTTAAAGTTATTAGAAGAATATCAGCtactaatattaaaaatgtgtataatgacgcattaagaaaaaattttgtagaAATTAATTCAACAAATATAGATTCGGTTTGTTCTACTGTTGGCTCTagacatatatattgttatgttattattgtcgataaattaaataatgagCAAACagtaaattatatgaaaaaaatttatcaacatataaataattcgtTTACAACTTTTACTGCCAAATTAGGTACTGATGATATAGATGGACAGTTCTTTATTCAACcagtttatatattaaaaaataatattacaaataattttaaaaagtttgtAAAGGAGAAGTCTATTACTATGTATGattcttttttccttgaTTATTCTTCTAACACCTTTGCTCctattaatgaaataaaaaacttaAGTAATTACTCTCAAAAGAAGGAGGATTTATCTTTTCTTAGCAATATTTACAAAGATATtgaaattttgaattttgaGAAAATACCCACGTATTGTTTACCAGTGAACATTAATTGTTTGTATAATGTCAAAAGAACATTTTCTTATCGACTctacaatatttttagaaGGACATCAAAAACACAGATAATTGTTTCGGCTATTGTGGGCATTGTATTATATCCATCTTTTAAACAATACGGAAAGATGAAGTACGTTTTTTTAACCCTCTCTGTAGGTGCCTCTATTTTTGTAACCAGCATGAAAGATTTCTTCCTCTTGTTGGCTAATTAG
- a CDS encoding hypothetical protein (conserved Plasmodium protein), whose protein sequence is MNEMKSYKWHGCEIVPLKKAEGGGSEHSLMLLDMQADFSEFLDEEKNIIGNEKIVNEEGGGTFNMHKNHFLQRERKKRNSTNEKEKYVYEIDHLWGYMEWHYNFEDEIKVQKNLVENINKLRKIPKLYVSAHIIEGAVNEMSKNENICILKYTTYPSFYQKYNKDLDKLKESSGKNSIYNVCNYIYEVCDIADKSLVFANSPVINTTMRNILSITKSGKKREDFNEAEDLECISEDEIWQIYLSKKIKCINDQWLLICINHELKNIIKYSGDIYFKIFNKYIKEYNDFLKSYNYNSTVGREDIHRAVSSTSRNSTNKGYMASINSSSSNSNIRGGDNCAYITNTRHNAFEVNCTSNNLNLEKLKKYKVNLIFSDNKDINHILYKLCLNMGKFNDAVLCTKNKTFNILMNDIDGTIAICLKSFLSKYYGCGDRGAQWDGINEGVKAENGVSGTSGTHTVHDDEELVKTLSIMGLCKEKIVLTEKATIFSNVELLFSYYMIVDRESLYRAEDSTKRSGNNHNNNNSYCDGEEEEEEEQKDDDGVIYISKKALFENLQFSNEEISSYLLHLQKYSTNNLLYIKNKGFRYVKSEIICEFLIKIIELISINDSLYEYQNIEKGKGMKNMLFQKYQQDLHKVIKKKKSGISLLNIINLIYENINDFSFLKKNKIAIEPYIILQLCWKCCDIENKHFEYFTIYYNYYFFYEYLNKQSEDLSYEDIFENYLEFLENDEYINDTIVYINLFKLHNVMALNILRSSGKVVIHSEKLFTFDMEMYTYVKYIDEIFRSFNSNLMDIIIQDFIRSYQFFLDFGYEKGKHNSKENFTPGKEGLVGEEKDVKGRKSGNYNEYNNDNDDDVDHVGQSSNQKLSNGDIYKNRVLFRNNIILGVNNINHICNDNYMFEYFIVVKYYYSENNFALLEKRLKKFIKTVEEDFMNTQLISSGGGGNITDDTNTSAYDMNKNYRSNLDKLKSNYCLNYKIFKYQTTSFPHIRLTNNYNDLLKFVYTPLSIHCSIFHENVIYNKKRKIFQLIPSFLLKDNLRSCLTALFTFKTSYYAQEFYPFLNPLLNNKDLIGTIAVPPLRHCRTKLIEKENKKNIEFLEVGNIVFSSLNKDIRNYSKSTEHKKKFIEKLCKLYNCNLPVNNFSA, encoded by the exons atgaatgaaatGAAATCCTATAAGTGG CACGGCTGCGAAATTGTGCCCTTGAAAAAAGCCGAGGGTGGTGGAAGCGAACATTCATTGATGCTCCTGGACATGCAAGCAGACTTTTCGGAATTTTTGgatgaagagaaaaatattataggAAATGAAAAGATAGTGAATGAAGAAGGGGGAGGTACATTCAATATGCATAAAAATCATTTTCTTcaaagagaaagaaaaaaaagaaatagtacaaatgaaaaagaaaaatatgtatacgaAATTGATCACTTATGGGGTTATATGGAATGGCATTACAATTTCGAGGATGAAATAAAAGTCCAAAAGAATTTAgtggaaaatataaataagttaAGAAAAATTCCCAAATTATATGTATCTGCACATATAATTGAAGGAGCAGTTAATGAAATGtctaaaaatgaaaatatatgtatattaaaatatacaacatATCCCagtttttatcaaaaatataacaaagaTTTAGATAAATTAAAGGAATCAAGTGgtaaaaatagtatttataatgtgtgtaattatatatatgaggtATGTGATATTGCAGACAAGTCTTTAGTGTTTGCAAATAGTCCAGTCATTAATACTACTatgagaaatatattaagtataaCAAAAAGCggtaaaaaaagagaagattTCAATGAAGCAGAGGACTTAGAATGTATTAGTGAAGATGAAATATGGCAAATTTATTTatcgaaaaaaataaaatgtataaatgacCAATGgttattaatatgtattaaccacgaattaaaaaatattataaaatattcaggagatatttattttaaaattttcaataaatatataaaagaatataatgattttttaaaaagttataattataactCTACAGTGGGTCGGGAGGATATCCACAGGGCTGTAAGTAGTACCAGTCGTAACAGTACCAACAAAGGTTATATGGCATCAAtcaatagtagtagtagtaatagtaatattcgTGGTGGTGATAACTGCGCATACATAACGAACACTAGACATAACGCTTTCGAAGTAAACTGTACTAGTAATAACTTAAATTTAGAGAAACTAAAAAAGTACAAAGTAAATTTAATCTTTTCAGATAATAAAGATATCaatcatattttatacaaattatgTTTGAACATGGGGAAATTCAATGACGCTGTGTTgtgtacaaaaaataaaacattcaATATACTAATGAATGATATAGATGGAACCATAGCCATCTGCCTCAAGTCCTTCTTGTCCAAGTACTACGGCTGCGGAGATAGGGGTGCTCAGTGGGATGGAATAAATGAGGGGGTAAAAGCGGAAAACGGGGTTAGTGGGACAAGCGGGACGCACACCGTCCACGATGATGAGGAGCTAGTGAAAACCTTGTCCATTATGGGTCTATGCAAGGAAAAAATCGTGTTAACGGAAAAGGCAACTATATTCAGCAACGTGGAATTACTGTTCTCCTATTATATGATCGTTGATCGTGAATCATTATATCGAGCGGAGGATTCCACTAAGAGGAGTGGCAACAACcacaacaacaacaatagCTATTGTGATGGTGAGgaggaagaggaagaggaaCAGAAGGACGACGATGGagtaatttatattagtaaaaaagccctttttgaaaatttacaGTTTTCCAATGAAGAGATTAGCAGCTATTTACTACATTTGCAAAAGTACAGTACTAATAATTTactgtacataaaaaataaagggtTTCGATATGTAAAAAGTGAAATTATATgtgaatttttaattaaaataattgaattaATAAGCATAAATGATAGTTTATATGAGTATCAGAATATTGAGAAAGGGAAAGGGATGAAAAATAtgctttttcaaaaatatcaACAGGATTTacataaagtaataaaaaaaaaaaaaagtggtatcagtcttttaaatataataaatttaatatatgaaaatataaacgatttttcctttttaaaaaaaaataaaatagctaTAGAaccatatataatattacaacTATGTTGGAAATGTTGTGATATTGAAAACAaacattttgaatattttacaatttattataattactattttttttatgagtaTTTAAATAAGCAATCAGAGGATTTATCATATGAagatatatttgaaaattatcTTGAATTTTTGGAAAACGATGAATATATTAACGATACAATTGTGTACATAAATTTGTTTAAGCTACATAATGTTATGGCATTGAACATTTTAAGATCCAGTGGAAAAGTTGTTATCCATTCGGAAAAGCTATTTACATTTGATATGGAGATGTATACATACGTTAAATACATAGATGAAATTTTTAGAAGTTTTAACTCTAATTTAATGGACATAATAATACAGGACTTTATAAGGAGCTACCAGTTCTTTTTGGATTTTGGCTATGAAAAGGGGAAACATAACAGCAAAGAGAATTTCACACCGGGGAAAGAGGGCCTAGTAGGAGAAGAGAAGGATGTAAAAGGTCGTAAGAGTGGTAATTacaatgaatataataatgacaaCGATGATGATGTGGACCATGTGGGCCAATCCTCAAATCAGAAGTTATCCAACGGGgatatttacaaaaacaGAGTACTGTtcagaaataatataattttaggTGTGAACAATATAAATCATATATGTAATGATAACTACAtgtttgaatattttattgtagtaaaatattattacagcgaaaataattttgcattattagaaaaaagactaaaaaaatttataaaaacagtAGAAGAGGACTTTATGAATACACAGTTGATATCTTCAGGAGGTGGTGGTAACATAACGGATGATACTAACACATCTGCTTatgatatgaataaaaattacagaTCAAATTTAGACAAGttaaaaagtaattattGTTTAAATTATAAGATTTTTAAATATCAAACCACATCCTTCCCTCATATAAGATTaactaataattataatgacTTACTAAAGTTTGTATATACACCTTTGTCTATTCATTGTTCTATATTTCATgaaaatgtaatttataataaaaagcgAAAAATTTTTCAGTTAATACCCTCATTTCTTCTAAAGGATAATTTACGAAGCTGCCTGACTgctttatttacatttaagaCTTCATACTATGCTCAGGAATTTTACCCTTTTCTTAATCCCCTTCTGAATAATAAG GACTTGATCGGCACCATAGCTGTTCCGCCCTTGAGGCACTGTAGGACAAAGttaattgaaaaagaaaataaaaagaacatCGAATTTTTGGAAGTAGGAAATATTGTCTTCTCGTCGTTAAACAAAGATATACGAAATTATTCAAAGTCCAccgaacataaaaaaaagttcattGAAAAATTGTGCAAACTGTATAACTGTAATTTGCCCGTTAATAATTTCTCTGCATAA